DNA from Nymphaea colorata isolate Beijing-Zhang1983 chromosome 4, ASM883128v2, whole genome shotgun sequence:
ATCACCAGCATTGAATGCCTGTAAGATGTAGTAAAGCCATTCCACGTTTGTTCCAAGAAGACTTTTTATCTgaataaaatgattaaaaaagcTAAGACATTGCACAAAATACTTTGAAGACACGATATTAAATGACTCTTCAACGAATTGCACTCATAGTTGGAAACCTTCAGTGCAGTTAAATTAGTAAATATGGATTAAAGCATGCAGAATGGAATTTCAGGATGATTGGGTGATTTGGGTCGCCGATCTGGTACATTAACACATGTTCCTATCCATACCAATCAACACACTTAGACAAATCTACTCAGGTCCAGTGGTCCAAGTACATCATCGGTTGTGCTGGTGTGCACAATTTGTCCAGCAAATAATAGCATTAACTAGACAGGAAAAGAGCTCACAAGGAAGATTCAGGTTCAACCAGGTTAAGAAACTACATCCAAGCCCCAGACTAACTGACACACAATGAACAACTGGTGCACAATCGTTTTTGTTCAACGGGGAATAGGAAGCTGTCAAACTACATCCAATGAGTGGGAAATTGCAGGATATTTTCTAGCGGGAAACCCCAATAAGAGAACTCGAAAATACCCACTGTCACAAAGATTCAGCAACTGAATGAGAAGTACCTTATGATGGTAATTgtctatatatacataaatacagGTTAACGACACAGATATAGCTATACAATTCCAGCGTTTTGAGTGTGAATATAAAAAGTCAGCAGGAGTAGTTGGCAGCAGACTTCTACAACTTTAACTATGCTAAGGATGAAGATCACCAGACTTATCAACACTCATGATATTACTACAATTATAATATTAAGAAAATGGAGACCACCTAGAACCTAAAAAGACGACCTAAACTTCACAAGAATTAaggacaaaagcaaaaagagtATGAAACACAACAGAAAAAATACTCAGGAAAACAACTTATCTCGGCTAAATGTAGCATATCtttaaaaaagaacaaaaaaatgcaaaggaTTAGTTATCACAAGATAAAGTTGGAGAAACTGCAGACTCGTACAAATAATATACATGAATTCAATGCAAGTGAATGTGTCACAATCTACTCAACCAAGATCTTGAGGTAACTAGAATCTTCAAAAATATCCAAAGatatgtcaaaagaaaaattaaggtAGACGCAAGATAATTCAAGGCAACAGAAaagaactttaaaatttaaataatttatttgatctTACAATGGGATGTGCAAGAAGCTCCCCGAAGTTGTAAATGTTGTCACCCAGCAATGCAGCCAGAGAGAGATCAAATGCCAAGTCCTGTAAGATAAAAATTGTTGAGAACATACGTCAAAACATAATGCTACCTTAAATCTCAAGGGGGACCCTGCTTCAAAGATTAAGTACTGTCATTCCATAAGAAATGGCCTAATTTAGTAACCAAAGAGGTTCACCACCTGAAGAATATAgccaaaataaagaaacaatttAAACAAAAGCAACAATTATTTACACCCTAAATTTCCACAAAAATATTCCACACAGATTTCATAACTGCTGCATGAGAAACATTATTCACTTGCATGAGTTGGAGGCTCTAACAATTTTCTGACATGATGGAAGGAAGCCGACCAACTCCTAACATGCTGCCCACATCATGTTTGTAAAGGCACCGAAAGCTACAGACAATATTTAGATAAAAGACAGTTGCACGATTATGCAGATGGGTCTTGGTAGAAAAGAATGCAAGACTACCATTGTTGTACATCTGCATAATCAGATAAGCACCAAAGGACTTTGGGCATCAAAGAACGACAATTGCCATGTTGCCACAACAATGAATAAGTTTATCATATTCCCTGATACCCAAAAATGCAACATTTGCTAAATGAATCAAGACTGTGAAACAAGTCAAGCTTTATCAACTCTATAACACTTTCCATCAGTGTGCACATTTGTGTCTTACAAGCTAGTTGTCCAATGGATGGAAGGACGAAGGTCATGACTACTAACCAACAAAATGGACACGCTGAAAAACATATGTCAATGTTTAGGATTTTAAATGGTCAATCAGTAAGAGGTAAGCAGAAAGCTAGACAATACCGCAACAAATTGTTGGTACAAAAACTAACAGCTTCGAACAAGGGCCAATATCTAGGATTACACCTCAATGAACATGACCCTCACCTAGTTCCATATGGGAGAGTTGGTAAAGCATCTCCTTGGATGACAATATGCATCTAGAACTATGGCTAACCAACCAAACAGTTCAGGTGAACTGAACAGTATGTGCAGTGAGGTAAATACTCAATTACCAGAAGCCACATAACTTACCAATGGACCGAGCCATTGGTACGAAATATTCCAGAGATCAGAAAGTTAAAACCCTTAAATAGAACAAACAATTATTGCCAAAATATAATGTATAGATTGACTGAAATAATTATTAGTCTAAGCAATGGACAATTTTAACAGAATGcacgtgcatgtgtgtgtgtgtgtgagtgagagagagagagactgagacAGAGAGATACCAGTTTGAATGGTTCTGACAGTGTTTCCACTGTGGTGTATGCTAAATAAAGAAGAGCACTTTTATAGAACTCAGCAAACTCTTGGCGAGATTTGTGGTACTGCGATGAAATCCAATAAAAGCTTGCATAAACTGAAGGATCGATATCAGTCATGCTGTCCAAAGTGCTCTTCCCTTCGTCAAGAAGTTTCTTACATTCCTTCTGATCTCCTTGTTCAAGCTTAAATGCAGCTATCTGCATCCTCACATACAAAATTGGTTCCTCTATCCTCATTTCTCTAGTACTACGAAGCTTCTCAATCACTGTCTGAAGGTAGCTAATTGCAGCTTCTTTCTCAGAATACTGACGTGAAACTATTACAGCAAAATGTGCAAGTTTAAGCAGATTAATTTTCATCTCAAAGTCAGTTATGAAATTCTCATACAGCTGTATAAGGCGATCACCAGCCTGCAAAAAATGACAGGACATAATCTATAAGTCTAACACAAGCTGTGTCACTTTCATAAATAACCAACAGAACAAAAGTAGTGCAAAAGAATGGAGAAGAGATAGAATGttaaatatacatacatatacacaacTGAATAAATGAATCTCTAAAAGCAATCAAGTTtcttcacattgatttgtttctttgtgtgtgtgtgtgtgtgtgggtggggGGTTGACTAAGACACATGCATAGTCATATGTATGGACCACTGTCACATATATCGTTTTCGGGTATTAAATGGCGATGTTTTCTCAAGTATCATACGGCACAGTTGGAAACGAAAGATCCTAAATAACATgtgaaatgtgaaaataaaaatctgccaattgaaaatgcaaaaaaaaaaacacaaaaaaaaataaaaaaacaaaggaacaaaaaatgtgaaagaacTTGGTTTTTCGTGACACTGGTATGGACTGCCTTTGAATCGTTAAAAGAAACCAAATTTCTTCacttcataaaaaaaaggagaaaagaactATGAAATATGATTATTCACATGTCAGCACCAATTTCacatttctttttataaagagAGGGGTGGACCTTGAAGGAAGGTTTTGGATAATTTGACAGCTGATCATCAACCCAGCACTCAGAAAGGTCTGGGATGATTTCACAGCCAAG
Protein-coding regions in this window:
- the LOC116253505 gene encoding 26S proteasome non-ATPase regulatory subunit 13 homolog A; amino-acid sequence: MAALKYLETASSDQPELAEWYNSLADLYRKKLWHQLTVKLEQFVALAVLQAGDRLIQLYENFITDFEMKINLLKLAHFAVIVSRQYSEKEAAISYLQTVIEKLRSTREMRIEEPILYVRMQIAAFKLEQGDQKECKKLLDEGKSTLDSMTDIDPSVYASFYWISSQYHKSRQEFAEFYKSALLYLAYTTVETLSEPFKLDLAFDLSLAALLGDNIYNFGELLAHPIIKSLLGTNVEWLYYILQAFNAGDLARYQELCRVHAAALNAQPALVAHEKKLLEKINILCLMEIIFSRPSEDRTIPLSVIAQRTRLSIEDVEHLLMKSLSVHLIEGIIDQVEGTVHVSWVQPRVLGIQQIKALRDRLDGWLDKVHTALLSVEAETPDLVAA